Genomic DNA from Rhodothermus bifroesti:
GACGGTCCGTCTTCCAGGCTTCTGCAGCTAGAGTTTTTACACGTTGGCATAAGAGAGCAAATTGCGCTGGCGGCAGTTGGAGCAGCAGCCGCCCAAATCCAATCTCAAAACGTCCGCAGCACGCGCACCGGAGTACGTATCCCTGCGGTGTTTGAAACAGGTAAGGGCCCTCGAACACGCCTGGCATGGCTGACCTTGTGCGTAGCATTTTAGGGGGCGATGGCGGTTGGTGACCCGTCCGCTAGCCATCCAGCCTTGCGACTTAGGCGTTCCCATTCACGGGCAATCCAGTGTGTTAGGGCGGGATGAGGTAGCAGGCCGATTTCCTCAGCCCGGTAGGTTAAG
This window encodes:
- a CDS encoding DUF6686 family protein; the protein is MLRTRSAMPGVFEGPYLFQTPQGYVLRCACCGRFEIGFGRLLLQLPPAQFALLCQRVKTLAAEAWKTDRLCLMSLVGRTEGSRVYYTFSRAELMELRTLLEGAQAMLALEALLRQTLHSA